One Porphyromonas pogonae genomic region harbors:
- the rbfA gene encoding 30S ribosome-binding factor RbfA — protein sequence MDSTRQHKINRLLQKELSEIFRTQTQAMHGVLVTVTSVSVSPDLSIARVRLSIFPSEKSEELLENIKANTKAIRYDLGQEVRSQLRKIPELSFFIDDSLDYLERIDELLQK from the coding sequence ATGGATTCTACAAGACAACATAAGATAAACAGACTTTTGCAGAAGGAATTGAGCGAAATATTCCGCACCCAGACACAAGCCATGCACGGCGTACTGGTCACTGTGACTTCTGTGTCCGTAAGCCCCGATCTCAGCATAGCACGGGTAAGGCTCAGCATTTTCCCTTCGGAGAAGTCTGAGGAACTACTCGAGAATATCAAAGCCAATACCAAAGCTATCCGCTACGACTTAGGACAAGAGGTGCGCTCACAACTTCGTAAGATCCCCGAGCTATCATTCTTTATTGATGATTCGCTCGACTATCTTGAGCGTATCGATGAGCTTCTTCAAAAGTAA
- a CDS encoding FtsX-like permease family protein, producing MNLPLFFGKRYLFSKKRLNAVNIVSVISAAAIGVVCTALVCILSIFNGYEDLILSQTGDLDPDLMIVPAHGEVLYLNNKDIRSALNNTDVDSYTAIIKQQGLIKSGDNQTPATIYGVDSQYRHVTHVDNLVVSGKFSLSVGDHYGYNAGTLLCLNLRIGAGFADPVSLYFPNRLGVINPLVPSSAFKMGEGYIASSISCKQEAYDKSLFVPIAQMRLLLGYDDNVATHIGVKAKHPSQVAALRSALIHALGSDYLVQDKQAQYPSIGRLVAMEKWMTYLILIFVLLLAAFNVVSSISMLILEKQHDATILRSMGAMPRLLQRIFMTEGMLITLCGAVIGIALGLVLCFIQLRYGVIKIQSGISTFQYPIKIVLSDIILIALTIVTLSYLIAWYPVYYFKSKWR from the coding sequence ATGAACCTTCCCTTGTTTTTTGGTAAGCGCTACCTTTTCAGTAAGAAGAGACTCAATGCCGTCAATATCGTATCGGTCATATCGGCCGCTGCCATAGGTGTGGTATGTACAGCTTTGGTGTGTATTCTATCCATATTCAATGGCTATGAAGATCTGATTCTGAGCCAGACCGGAGATCTTGATCCTGATCTCATGATTGTGCCGGCTCACGGAGAGGTACTGTACCTTAATAACAAGGACATTCGATCAGCATTGAACAATACTGACGTTGACTCCTACACAGCTATCATCAAGCAACAAGGGCTTATCAAGTCTGGTGACAACCAAACCCCCGCTACTATTTACGGTGTCGACAGTCAATACCGTCACGTTACTCATGTAGACAATTTAGTCGTATCCGGCAAGTTCAGTTTGTCCGTAGGAGATCATTACGGCTACAATGCCGGTACACTCCTTTGTCTCAATCTGAGGATAGGAGCCGGTTTTGCGGATCCGGTATCACTTTATTTTCCCAATCGTCTTGGAGTGATCAATCCACTGGTACCCTCTTCGGCTTTTAAGATGGGAGAGGGATACATAGCTTCGTCTATCAGTTGCAAGCAAGAAGCCTATGACAAGTCTCTCTTTGTCCCCATAGCGCAGATGCGACTTCTCCTGGGTTATGATGACAATGTGGCCACACACATAGGCGTCAAAGCGAAGCACCCGTCTCAGGTAGCAGCGTTGCGATCTGCCCTTATCCATGCCTTGGGTAGCGATTATCTTGTTCAGGACAAGCAGGCGCAATACCCGTCCATCGGTCGGCTCGTTGCTATGGAAAAGTGGATGACTTACCTCATCCTTATCTTTGTGTTACTTCTTGCTGCTTTCAATGTCGTAAGCAGTATTTCTATGCTTATCCTGGAAAAGCAGCACGATGCCACCATACTCCGATCCATGGGAGCCATGCCACGCCTTTTGCAGCGTATATTTATGACTGAGGGCATGCTTATCACTTTGTGCGGAGCCGTCATAGGTATAGCCTTAGGTTTGGTGCTGTGTTTCATTCAGCTCAGATACGGTGTAATCAAGATTCAGTCCGGAATTTCCACATTCCAATACCCCATCAAAATAGTACTATCCGACATTATACTCATCGCCCTCACAATCGTCACACTGTCTTATTTAATAGCTTGGTACCCTGTATATTATTTCAAAAGTAAATGGAGGTAG